From the genome of Halomonas sp. 1513, one region includes:
- a CDS encoding NAD(P)(+) transhydrogenase: MAVHNYDVVVIGTGPSGESAAINAAKHGKRVAVIEKQQAVGGNCTHWGTIPSKALRHQVKQIMQFNTNRMFRDIGEPRWFSFPKVLERSRVTIDQQVEMRTRFYARNRIDLFFGVARFKDEHTLVIRDDHEGVEEICAQKIVIATGSRPYRPADVNFRHPRIYCSDTLLGLSHTPRTLIIFGAGVIGSEYASIFSGLGVKVDLIDSRDRLLSFLDDEISDALSYHLRQNGVLVRHNEDYERIEGDESGVVVHLKSGKRLRADAFLWANGRTGNTDQLGLENIGLEANGRGQLQVDDHYRTAIPHIYAVGDVIGWPSLASAAYDQGRNASDDLLDAEFRFVDDVPTGIYTIPEISSVGKNERELTDAKVPYEVAQAFFKDTARAQITGDTVGMLKILFHRDTLEILGIHCFGDQASEIVHIGQAIMQQPGEANTLKYFINTTFNYPTMAEAYRVAAQNGLNRLF; this comes from the coding sequence ATGGCAGTCCACAACTATGACGTAGTGGTGATCGGCACCGGCCCCTCCGGCGAGAGTGCCGCCATCAACGCCGCCAAGCACGGCAAGCGCGTGGCCGTGATCGAGAAGCAGCAGGCGGTGGGCGGCAACTGCACCCACTGGGGCACCATTCCTTCCAAGGCGCTGCGTCATCAGGTCAAGCAGATCATGCAGTTCAACACCAACCGCATGTTCCGCGATATCGGCGAGCCGCGCTGGTTCTCCTTTCCCAAGGTCCTCGAACGCTCCCGGGTCACCATCGACCAGCAGGTCGAGATGCGCACCCGCTTCTACGCCCGCAACCGCATCGACCTGTTCTTCGGCGTGGCGCGCTTCAAGGACGAGCACACCCTGGTGATACGCGACGACCACGAAGGCGTCGAGGAGATCTGCGCCCAGAAGATCGTCATCGCCACCGGCTCGCGCCCCTACCGGCCGGCCGACGTCAACTTCCGCCACCCGCGCATCTACTGCTCCGACACCCTGCTCGGCCTGTCGCACACCCCGCGCACCCTGATCATCTTCGGCGCCGGCGTCATCGGCAGCGAGTATGCCTCGATCTTCTCCGGGCTCGGAGTCAAGGTCGACCTGATCGACTCCCGCGACCGCCTGCTGTCGTTCCTCGACGACGAGATCTCCGACGCGCTCTCCTATCACCTGCGCCAGAACGGCGTGCTGGTGCGCCACAACGAGGATTACGAGCGTATTGAAGGCGACGAGTCCGGCGTGGTAGTGCACCTCAAGTCGGGCAAGCGGCTGCGCGCCGACGCCTTCCTGTGGGCCAACGGCCGCACCGGCAACACCGACCAGCTGGGCCTCGAGAACATCGGCCTGGAAGCCAACGGCCGCGGCCAGCTTCAGGTCGACGACCACTACCGCACCGCCATCCCGCACATCTACGCGGTGGGCGACGTGATCGGCTGGCCGAGCCTGGCCAGCGCCGCCTACGACCAGGGCCGCAACGCCAGCGACGACCTGCTCGACGCCGAGTTCCGCTTCGTCGACGACGTGCCCACCGGCATCTACACCATTCCCGAGATCAGTTCGGTGGGCAAGAACGAGCGCGAGCTGACCGACGCCAAGGTGCCCTACGAAGTCGCCCAGGCGTTCTTCAAGGACACCGCCCGCGCTCAGATCACCGGCGACACCGTGGGCATGCTCAAGATCCTCTTCCACCGCGACACCCTCGAGATCCTCGGCATCCACTGCTTCGGCGACCAGGCCTCGGAGATCGTGCACATCGGCCAGGCGATCATGCAGCAGCCCGGCGAGGCCAATACCCTCAAGTACTTCATCAACACCACCTTCAACTACCCGACCATGGCCGAAGCCTACCGCGTCGCCGCCCAGAACGGCCTCAACCGGCTGTTCTAG